One Glycine soja cultivar W05 chromosome 2, ASM419377v2, whole genome shotgun sequence genomic region harbors:
- the LOC114377503 gene encoding 60S ribosomal protein L7a-1-like yields the protein MAPKKGAKGGVVAAKKKVQEKVTNPLFEKRPKQFGIGGALPPKRDLTRFVKWPKNVQIQRKKRILKQRLKVPPALNQFTKTLDKNLATNLFKMLLKYRPEDKAEKKERLLKRAQAEADGKPVEAKKPIVVKYGLNHVTYLIEQNKAQLVVIAHDVDPIELVVWLPALCRKMEIPYCIVKGKARLGTIVHKKTASVLCLTTVKNEDKMEFSRILEAIKANFNDKYDEYRKKWGGGIMGSKSQAKTRAKEKLLAKEAAQRMN from the exons ATG GCTCCAAAGAAAGGTGCGAAAGGTGGAGTTGTAGCAGCAAAGAAGAAGGTTCAGGAGAAGGTAACGAACCCTTTGTTCGAGAAGCGTCCGAAGCAGTTCGGGATCGGAGGCGCGCTGCCGCCGAAGCGGGACCTGACGCGCTTCGTGAAGTGGCCGAAGAACGTCCAAATCCAACGCAAGAAGCGCATCCTCAAGCAGAGGCTCAAGGTCCCTCCGGCTCTCAACCAGTTCACCAAAACCCTCGACAAAAATCTCG CAACAAATCTTTTTAAAATGCTGCTGAAGTACAGGCCGGAGGACAAGGCGGAGAAGAAGGAGAGGCTGTTGAAGAGGGCTCAGGCTGAGGCTGATGGGAAACCTGTTGAGGCCAAGAAGCCTATTGTTGTCAAATATGGTCTCAACCACGTTACCTACCTTATTGAGCAG AACAAGGCACAACTGGTTGTGATTGCTCATGACGTGGACCCAATTGAGCTGGTAGTCTGGCTTCCAGCATTGTGCAGGAAGATGGAAATTCCATACTGCATTGTCAAGGGCAAAGCACGCTTGGGAACA ATTGTCCACAAGAAAACTGCTTCAGTTTTGTGCTTGACAACTGTCAAGAATGAAGACAAGATGGAGTTCAGTAGAATCCTAGAAGCTATTAAG gCCAACTTCAATGACAAGTACGATGAATACAGAAAGAAGTGGGGTGGTGGAATCATGGGTTCGAAGTCCCAAGCCAAGACCAGGGCCAAGGAGAAGCTCCTTGCCAAGGAAGCAGCCCAAAGAATGAACTAG
- the LOC114377512 gene encoding probable methyltransferase PMT3: MTRGRSDGLQKKHLVASVCGVAIFLGFLYVYHGSIIGSQNSGSSALEYGSKSLKRLGASYLGADDDADSKQDESSSSIMQGDGEADIVPKSFPVCDDRHSELIPCLDRHLIYQMRLKLDLSLMEHYERHCPPSERRFNCLIPPPAGYKIPIKWPQSRDEVWKVNIPHTHLAHEKSDQNWMIVKGEKIVFPGGGTHFHYGADKYIASIANMLNFSHHNLNNEGRLRTVLDVGCGVASFGAYLLSSDIIAMSLAPNDVHQNQIQFALERGIPAYLGVLGTKRLPYPSRSFELAHCSRCRIDWLQRDGILLLELDRLLRPGGYFAYSSPEAYAQDEEDRRIWREMSALVGRMCWRIAAKKDQTVIWQKPLTNECYMEREPGTRPPLCQSDDDPDAVFGVNMEACITPYSDHDNRAKGSGLAPWPARLTTPPPRLADFGYSNEMFEKDTELWQGRVENYWNLLGPKISSNTVRNVMDMKANMGSFAAALKGKDVWVMNVVPRDGPNTLKLVYDRGLIGSIHDWCEAYSTYPRTYDLLHAWTVFSDIETRGCSKEDLLIEMDRLLRPTGFIIIRDKQHVIDFVKKYLTAMHWEAVATADASADSDQDGNEVIFVIQKKLWLATESLRNTE; encoded by the exons ATGACGAGGGGAAGATCTGATGGATTGCAAAAGAAGCATTTAGTTGCTTCCGTTTGTGGTGTGGCAATCTTTCTTGGTTTTCTATATGTGTACCATGGATCCATCATTGGTTCTCAGAATAGTGGTTCGTCTGCACTTGAATATGGCAGCAAGTCATTGAAAAGACTTGGGGCATCATATTTGGGTGCAGATGATGATGCTGATAGCAAGCAAGATGAATCTTCATCAAGTATTATGCAGGGAGATGGTGAGGCTGATATTGTACCAAAGAGTTTCCCT GTTTGTGATGATCGTCATTCAGAGTTGATTCCCTGCTTAGACAGACATCTTATCTATCAAATGAGACTGAAGCTGGATCTTTCTTTGATGGAACACTATGAGAGACATTGTCCTCCTTCAGAAAGGAGATTTAATTGTTTGATTCCTCCTCCGGCAGGATACAAG ATCCCTATTAAGTGGCCACAGAGCAGAGATGAGGTGTGGAAAGTAAATATTCCACACACTCACCTTGCACACGAGAAGTCTGACCAGAACTGGATGATTGTAAAAGGTGAAAAGATAGTGTTTCCTGGAGGAGGGACACATTTTCACTACGGAGCTGACAAGTACATTGCATCTATTGCAAAT ATGCTCAATTTTTCACACCATAATCTCAATAATGAAGGAAGACTGCGGACGGTTCTTGATGTTGGCTGCGGTGTTGCGAGTTTTGGAGCTTATCTTCTTTCATCTGATATCATCGCAATGTCCTTGGCGCCCAATGATGTgcatcaaaatcaaattcagTTTGCTCTAGAAAGAGGAATTCCTGCATATCTTGGTGTCTTGGGAACTAAGAGACTCCCTTACCCTAGCAGATCTTTTGAACTTGCGCACTGTTCTCGTTGCCGGATTGATTGGCTTCAAAGGGATGGAATACTACTCCTTGAGCTAGACCGGTTGCTTAGGCCAGGGGGTTACTTTGCATACTCATCTCCAGAAGCATATGCTCAGGATGAAGAGGATCGAAGGATTTGGAGAGAAATGAGTGCCCTTGTGGGACGTATGTGTTGGAgaattgctgcaaagaaggaccAAACTGTCATCTGGCAAAAACCTCTGACAAATGAATGCTATATGGAGAGAGAACCCGGCACTCGCCCTCCTCTTTGCCAGTCTGATGATGACCCAGATGCAGTTTTTGGAGTGAATATGGAAGCCTGCATAACACCTTACTCTGACC ATGACAACAGAGCCAAGGGTAGTGGATTAGCTCCATGGCCTGCAAGATTGACCACTCCTCCTCCTAGATTAGCTGACTTTGGCTATTCAAATGAAATGTTTGAAAAGGATACG GAACTATGGCAAGGAAGAGTTGAGAATTACTGGAATCTATTGGGTCCAAAAATCTCGTCGAACACAGTGAGGAATGTGATGGACATGAAAGCAAACATGGGTTCATTTGCAGCTGCTCTTAAAGGAAAAGATGTTTGGGTGATGAATGTAGTACCTCGTGATGGGCCAAACACACTTAAGCTTGTATATGACAGAGGCCTCATAGGGTCTATCCATGACTG GTGTGAAGCATATTCAACATACCCCCGGACTTACGATTTACTCCATGCATGGACTGTGTTTTCTGACATTGAAACAAGAGGGTGCAGTAAAGAGGATCTATTGATTGAGATGGACCGTTTGCTTAGGCCTACAGGTTTCATCATCATAAGAGATAAACAGCATGTGATTGATTTTGTCAAGAAGTACCTAACAGCAATGCACTGGGAAGCAGTTGCAACTGCTGATGCTAGTGCTGACTCTGACCAAGATGGCAATGAAGttatttttgtcatccagaagAAATTGTGGCTCGCCACTGAAAGCCTTAGGAATACAGAATAG